The Nitrospira defluvii genome contains the following window.
ACCCTCGCTGGCCTGTTCGGCCAGTCCGGTGCTGAAATACTCCAGCATTTCCGGCGTCACCAGTCGGCGCAGGCCCGACAGGTCCTGACGACTCCAGGCGGATTGAATATCGGTCAGCGCCTGCTGAAAGGCCGCCTTGTCCGACGACGTGATCTCCTCGTCTTCCACGGCCGCCGTCCCGAATCCTGCGCGCGACGACTCAGCCAGGAGCGAGCCGCTCGCGGCACTGGTTCGAGCCAGCCCGGAAAAATTCGGCGCCGGCGTGCGCCGCGACCGCATATACCACCAGAGCGCGCCGCCACCCATCAGCATCAGCAGCAACAACATGCCGTTGGAACCGCCTCCGGCGGCAGCCTGTTCACCTTCAGCCCCTTCAGTTGTGCGCGCACTCGTGTCGGTCGCCCCAAAAATCATGTGCCCCAGCCAGGTACCCGCGAGACCACCGGCGATCCCGGCGAGCAACGGATTGCGTTGAATCCAGGACGGCTGCGCCGCAGGCGCGGGTCTCGACGTGCTCGAAGCACTCCCGACCGCGGAAGGTGGAGGAGTAGCGGAAGGCCGCGCCGTCGTCGATTGCTCGATCGGCTTGGCCCCGTTGTCCTGATAGGTCCGCGATCCGCGGCTGCCCATGCTGCCCGACGAACTGCCGCCGCGCGATCCGCTGGAGAACCCACCCCCCGATCCACCACGCGCCTTCGCAAAGGACAAGGTCGGCACACCGACCAGGGCACACACCAGACAGGCGGCCATAAGCTTCGTTGTATTCACGCTATGCATCCTTTCTCCTCACGATCGAGTCACTCGACACGTGTCACCATCGTACCAGAAATGGCCCACCACTTCTGAATCACCGGCCGCCCCGATACGACGAGCACAGGACGGCTTGCGTCATGTACACTAGCCTGACAGCATGGGACACAGTCAAGGGCATCCGAGCCTGACACGAACTTCGGAGAGAAAGGCATCGCCGTGAAACAAGGCTATCGCTTGATCGTCGTTGATAAGGATGGAGTACTGGTGTCGGAATTTCAGCTGACCGAACAGGCACTCGCCGCCCCGGACGCGTTCGTGGCGGCGCTCAAGGACTCAATCGAGGCCATTGAAGAAGCGGAGCCGTGAGGGATGGGAGCTATCGTCGAAGAGCTCTGAAATCTCAATTGGCAAAGGACGACCTTATGGTCAAATTGATTCTCCAGCTACTTTGTGGTTGCTTTTCCCGTGTAGCGGTATGACTTGCCGCTTCTTGCATAGTCGATTACAGTGCTCTTCGATCGTACGATCCGATAGCATCGGGAGGTATCGATGAGCACCATTACCGTGACATTGCCGGACGACCTGCTCAAGAACAGCGCACGCTATGCCCGGTCGCTTCGCCTATCGAGGGCGGCCTACATCCGGCAATCCCTGGAACGCATGAACTGTGAAACTGAACGGCACTTGCGAGCGGATCGTCTCACCCAAGCCTCGCGCAAGGTGCGCGGCGAAAGCCTGCGTGTCAATGCGGAGTTCGACGCCATAGAAACCGACCCGCATGCGTAAGCGGGGCGCGATATGGCTCGCCGACCTGAATCCCCGACGTGGGACGGAGCCCGGAAAGACCAGGTCCGTGCTCATCGTCCAAGCTCAAGCGTTGATTGACGCCGGGCACCCTTCCACGCTGATTATTCCTCTCACCACTCAACTCATCGATGACGCGGAGCCGCTTCGACTCCGCGTCCAAGCCCAAGGCAAACTGCGGAAAGATTCGGATCTGCTCTTGGACCAGCTCCGAGCCA
Protein-coding sequences here:
- a CDS encoding type II toxin-antitoxin system PemK/MazF family toxin — its product is MRKRGAIWLADLNPRRGTEPGKTRSVLIVQAQALIDAGHPSTLIIPLTTQLIDDAEPLRLRVQAQGKLRKDSDLLLDQLRAIDNQRLIEGPLTRLTAAQLRTVARAIEEVLELH
- a CDS encoding Tim44 domain-containing protein, translated to MNTTKLMAACLVCALVGVPTLSFAKARGGSGGGFSSGSRGGSSSGSMGSRGSRTYQDNGAKPIEQSTTARPSATPPPSAVGSASSTSRPAPAAQPSWIQRNPLLAGIAGGLAGTWLGHMIFGATDTSARTTEGAEGEQAAAGGGSNGMLLLLMLMGGGALWWYMRSRRTPAPNFSGLARTSAASGSLLAESSRAGFGTAAVEDEEITSSDKAAFQQALTDIQSAWSRQDLSGLRRLVTPEMLEYFSTGLAEQASEGVANRVEDVELGRAEVLESWNEGATRYATVSLSWTARDYSVSLTKQPGEAGYVVEGDAERSVKTTEVWTFMRFGKGTWLLSAIQQAA